One genomic region from Candidatus Kuenenbacteria bacterium HGW-Kuenenbacteria-1 encodes:
- a CDS encoding zinc metalloprotease HtpX: protein MYDQITSNKQKSILIMTLFIIIILALGFVFGKITNYGYNGLIIAIIFSIAMSLFSYFQGDKVALWTAGAKPIEQKDNPYVYQMIENLCITAGLPLPKIYLIPDSAPNAFACGRNPKHASIALTTGIVEMLENEELEGVIAHELSHIRNYDILLMTITIVLVGIIMLLSDWLLHHFFWFGKGNRNDKNDQLGLILVVIGIILAILSPIIAELIKLAVSRKREFLADASGALLTRYPEGLASALEKISFYKQPLQKANHATAHLYFTNPFLEKKNFLSNLFSTHPPIEDRIKSLRKMI from the coding sequence ATGTACGATCAAATTACTTCTAATAAACAAAAATCTATTTTAATAATGACTTTATTTATAATAATCATTCTTGCTTTGGGTTTTGTATTTGGAAAAATAACAAATTATGGCTATAATGGCTTAATTATTGCTATTATTTTTTCTATTGCAATGTCTCTTTTTAGTTATTTTCAAGGGGATAAAGTTGCCTTATGGACGGCTGGCGCAAAACCTATAGAACAAAAAGATAATCCTTATGTTTATCAAATGATAGAAAATTTATGCATCACTGCTGGATTACCTTTACCTAAAATTTATCTTATCCCAGATTCAGCACCAAATGCTTTTGCTTGTGGTAGAAATCCTAAACATGCTTCAATTGCTTTAACCACAGGAATTGTTGAAATGTTAGAAAATGAAGAATTGGAAGGCGTGATTGCTCATGAATTATCTCATATTCGAAATTATGATATTTTATTAATGACAATTACCATTGTTTTGGTTGGAATTATTATGCTTTTATCAGATTGGCTTTTGCATCATTTTTTTTGGTTTGGCAAAGGAAACCGAAATGATAAAAATGATCAACTTGGTTTAATTTTAGTTGTTATTGGAATAATTTTAGCTATTCTATCTCCTATTATTGCTGAATTAATAAAATTGGCTGTTTCTAGAAAAAGAGAATTTTTAGCTGATGCTTCAGGCGCCCTTTTGACTCGTTATCCAGAAGGATTGGCTTCAGCTTTAGAAAAAATTTCTTTTTACAAACAACCTTTACAAAAAGCTAATCACGCAACCGCTCATCTTTATTTTACAAATCCATTTTTAGAAAAGAAAAACTTTTTAAGCAATCTTTTTTCTACCCACCCTCCAATTGAAGATCGCATCAAATCTTTACGAAAAATGATTTAA